The following are encoded together in the Naumannella cuiyingiana genome:
- a CDS encoding DinB family protein, giving the protein MITTGADRELLEAMLDDNRAELVASVRGLSDADARRRLVPSLTTPLALLTHAAAAERSWFQRRLAALPESEWDGYGYGDDASFATPEGLTLDEATAAFERACARSREIAAEFDLDHEVHHERIGTVSLCWIMLHMIRELARHAGHGDILREQLLGGGSATRPEFGVPPPGSGSDSPHNP; this is encoded by the coding sequence ATGATCACGACGGGGGCCGATCGCGAACTGCTCGAGGCGATGCTCGACGACAACCGGGCCGAGCTGGTGGCGAGCGTCCGCGGGCTGTCCGATGCCGACGCGCGCCGCAGGCTGGTGCCCTCGCTGACCACCCCGCTCGCGCTGCTCACCCACGCCGCGGCCGCGGAGCGATCCTGGTTCCAGCGCCGGTTGGCGGCGCTGCCGGAGTCGGAGTGGGACGGCTACGGCTACGGCGACGACGCCAGCTTCGCCACACCCGAGGGCCTGACGCTCGACGAGGCGACCGCGGCGTTCGAGCGGGCCTGCGCCCGTAGCCGCGAGATCGCCGCCGAGTTCGACCTCGACCACGAGGTGCACCACGAGCGGATCGGCACGGTCTCGCTGTGCTGGATCATGTTGCACATGATCCGCGAGCTCGCGCGGCACGCCGGGCACGGCGACATCCTGCGGGAGCAGTTGCTGGGGGGCGGGTCGGCGACCCGGCCGGAGTTCGGCGTACCGCCGCCGGGGTCGGGCAGCGACTCACCGCACAACCCGTAA
- a CDS encoding uracil-DNA glycosylase, which yields MKRPLSELIAPDWAAALHPVADRIATMGDFLRAENAAGRGYLPAGDAVLRAFTLPLERVRVLVVGQDPYPTPGHPVGLSFSVAPDVRPLPKSLINIYRELHDDLGVPPAESGDLTPWFDQGVLLLNRVLTVQPGRSAAHRGKGWEVITQRAIEALVERGGPLVAILWGRDAQSLIPMLGSVPHVASPHPSPLSAHAGFFGSRPFSRVNELLERQGADPIDWSLDAQRA from the coding sequence ATGAAACGACCACTGTCCGAGCTGATCGCGCCCGACTGGGCGGCAGCGCTCCACCCGGTGGCCGACCGGATCGCCACGATGGGCGACTTCCTGCGGGCCGAGAACGCCGCCGGCCGGGGCTACCTGCCGGCCGGCGATGCCGTGCTGCGGGCCTTCACCCTGCCGCTGGAGCGAGTACGCGTGCTGGTGGTCGGCCAGGATCCCTACCCCACGCCGGGCCACCCGGTCGGCCTGAGCTTCTCGGTGGCCCCCGACGTGCGGCCGTTGCCCAAGTCGTTGATCAACATCTACCGCGAGCTGCACGATGATCTTGGCGTGCCGCCCGCGGAATCGGGCGACCTGACCCCGTGGTTCGACCAGGGCGTGTTGCTGCTCAACCGGGTACTCACCGTGCAGCCCGGCCGGTCGGCGGCGCATCGCGGGAAGGGCTGGGAGGTGATCACCCAGCGAGCGATCGAGGCGCTGGTGGAGCGCGGCGGACCGCTGGTCGCGATCCTGTGGGGCCGCGACGCCCAGTCGCTGATCCCGATGCTCGGGTCGGTGCCGCACGTGGCCAGCCCGCACCCCTCGCCGCTGTCGGCGCACGCGGGCTTCTTCGGCTCCCGGCCGTTCTCCCGGGTCAACGAACTCCTCGAACGGCAGGGCGCGGACCCGATCGACTGGTCGCTCGACGCGCAGCGGGCCTGA
- a CDS encoding TetR family transcriptional regulator, producing MPPDAPERIRRAAVELFGERGYAGTTVRAIAERADVSPGLVIHHFGGKERLRAACDELVAEAIRAKAPILEGVDLPDPAALRDLQAEAEPLRAYLVRMIGEGGAGADALFARMVELTEGMLAAGERAGTVRPSDDSRARTAMLVAYSLAAPLLGGQLASYLGYRDPRDAALQHRLGRASVEVLVRGMFTDERLLALITAMGDNPEPGIGRKTDADSDPEQPDSNPADRR from the coding sequence ATGCCGCCCGACGCCCCCGAACGCATCCGCCGCGCCGCGGTCGAGCTGTTCGGTGAGCGCGGGTACGCCGGCACGACCGTGCGGGCCATCGCGGAGCGGGCGGACGTCTCCCCCGGACTGGTGATCCACCATTTCGGCGGCAAGGAGCGTCTGCGCGCGGCCTGCGACGAGCTGGTCGCCGAAGCCATCCGGGCCAAGGCACCGATCCTCGAGGGCGTCGACCTGCCCGATCCCGCAGCACTGCGCGATCTCCAGGCCGAGGCCGAGCCGTTGCGGGCCTATCTGGTCCGGATGATCGGCGAGGGCGGCGCGGGGGCCGACGCACTGTTCGCTCGGATGGTGGAGTTGACCGAGGGGATGCTCGCCGCCGGCGAGCGGGCCGGCACCGTCCGCCCGAGCGACGATTCGCGGGCGCGTACTGCCATGCTGGTGGCGTACTCGCTCGCGGCCCCGCTCCTCGGCGGCCAACTGGCGAGCTACCTCGGCTACCGCGATCCCCGCGACGCGGCCCTGCAGCATCGGCTCGGCCGCGCGTCGGTCGAGGTTCTCGTCCGCGGGATGTTCACCGACGAACGGCTGCTCGCCCTGATCACCGCCATGGGTGACAACCCCGAGCCCGGCATCGGTCGAAAGACGGATGCGGACTCTGACCCCGAGCAACCAGACTCGAACCCGGCCGACCGGCGCTGA
- the msrA gene encoding peptide-methionine (S)-S-oxide reductase MsrA, translating into MLFRNFTPEMVTADRALPGRDTPVLAPIPKHLAYGIPLDEVPEGSEVAYFGMGCFWGAERLYWLTDGVTNTGVGYQGGFTPNPTYEEVCSGRTGDAEVVKVAYDPNRVSFEELLKVFFENHNPTQGMRQGNDVGTQYRSLILTTTPEQFATAERVRDLYQQRFTDAGFGTITTEIVEASPFYWAEDYHQQYLIKNPGGYCNHGPNGVSCPVGVLRQDQVPSQESVLGREE; encoded by the coding sequence ATGCTCTTCCGCAACTTCACCCCCGAGATGGTCACGGCCGACCGCGCGCTGCCCGGGCGCGACACCCCGGTGCTGGCCCCGATCCCGAAGCACCTCGCCTACGGGATCCCGCTCGACGAGGTGCCCGAGGGGTCCGAGGTCGCCTACTTCGGGATGGGCTGTTTCTGGGGCGCGGAGCGCCTGTACTGGCTCACCGACGGGGTGACCAATACCGGGGTCGGCTACCAGGGCGGGTTCACCCCGAACCCGACCTATGAGGAGGTCTGCTCCGGGCGTACCGGCGACGCCGAGGTCGTCAAGGTCGCCTACGACCCGAACCGGGTCAGCTTCGAGGAACTGCTGAAGGTCTTCTTCGAAAACCACAACCCCACCCAGGGGATGCGGCAGGGAAATGACGTGGGTACGCAGTACCGCTCGCTGATCCTGACCACCACCCCCGAGCAGTTCGCCACCGCGGAGCGCGTGCGCGATCTCTACCAGCAACGGTTCACCGACGCCGGCTTCGGCACGATCACCACCGAGATCGTCGAGGCGAGCCCGTTCTACTGGGCCGAGGACTATCACCAGCAGTATCTGATCAAGAACCCAGGCGGCTACTGCAACCACGGCCCCAACGGCGTCAGTTGCCCGGTCGGCGTGCTGCGGCAGGACCAGGTGCCGAGCCAGGAGTCCGTGCTCGGGCGAGAGGAGTAG
- a CDS encoding arylsulfatase has product MAESIASRASGPRAIRHDRPNIMVVCVDQMRGDALSSAGHPVVRTPHLDELAGEGTRYARAYSATPTCVPARVGLFTGQSQERHGRYGYREGVPFADAHPVTMQAVLREHGYQTQAIGKMHVFPERSRCGFDDVRLHDGFLHFSRRYGGRNLAAHDDYLAWLRRQPEVGPDADGFGDGVGPNSMVAVPWTLPERLHPTNWVAQETVDWLARRDPTVPFFCYVSFHRPHAPFNPPRWAFDQYLHGPRTEPPRGDWIDDFAEFRRDDHHQTVMGRLDPQTRHRAVAGYHGNISHLDLQINRIREALADHELLDDTVIIFTSDHGEMLGDHDMYRKSVGYEGSARVPLIVRPAPRFSPEAPRGQVRSEVTELRDIAPTVLEFAGVAAPPSMDGASLAPGAVGGEVARWRDHLHGEHVHFDQSLQWVTDGRRKFLWASAKGIEQFFDLEADPHELHNLIDDPARSDEIALWRRRLVDDLTGREEGFVADAALVPGRAVRTERSDIAALADAWPG; this is encoded by the coding sequence ATGGCGGAGTCGATTGCGTCGCGGGCCAGTGGTCCCCGCGCGATCCGCCACGACCGGCCCAACATCATGGTCGTCTGCGTCGACCAGATGCGCGGCGACGCGCTGTCCTCGGCCGGTCATCCCGTGGTTCGTACGCCACACCTGGACGAGCTGGCCGGCGAGGGAACGCGGTACGCCCGGGCGTACTCCGCGACGCCGACCTGCGTTCCGGCCCGGGTGGGGTTGTTCACCGGTCAGTCGCAGGAGCGGCACGGGCGCTACGGCTATCGGGAGGGCGTGCCGTTCGCGGACGCGCACCCCGTGACGATGCAGGCGGTGCTGCGCGAGCACGGCTACCAGACCCAGGCGATCGGCAAGATGCACGTCTTTCCCGAGCGGTCGCGCTGCGGCTTCGACGATGTTCGGCTGCACGACGGATTCCTGCACTTCTCCCGGCGCTACGGCGGGCGCAATCTTGCCGCGCACGACGACTATCTGGCCTGGCTCCGTCGCCAGCCCGAGGTCGGGCCGGACGCGGACGGCTTCGGTGACGGGGTCGGGCCGAACTCGATGGTCGCGGTGCCGTGGACGCTGCCCGAGCGGCTGCACCCGACGAACTGGGTCGCCCAGGAGACCGTCGACTGGTTGGCGCGACGCGATCCGACGGTGCCGTTCTTCTGCTACGTGTCGTTCCACCGCCCGCACGCGCCGTTCAATCCGCCGCGGTGGGCCTTCGACCAGTACCTGCACGGTCCGCGCACCGAACCGCCGCGCGGGGACTGGATCGACGATTTTGCCGAGTTTCGCCGCGATGATCATCACCAGACCGTCATGGGTCGGCTCGACCCGCAGACCCGGCACCGCGCGGTTGCCGGTTACCACGGCAACATCAGTCACCTCGACCTGCAGATCAACCGGATCCGCGAGGCGCTCGCCGATCATGAGCTGCTCGACGACACCGTGATCATCTTCACCTCCGACCACGGCGAGATGCTCGGTGATCATGACATGTATCGCAAGAGCGTCGGCTACGAGGGCAGTGCGCGGGTGCCGCTGATCGTCCGGCCGGCGCCGCGGTTCAGCCCGGAGGCACCGCGCGGTCAGGTACGCAGCGAGGTCACCGAGCTGCGCGACATCGCACCGACGGTGCTGGAGTTCGCCGGTGTGGCGGCGCCGCCGTCGATGGACGGGGCGAGCCTGGCGCCGGGCGCGGTCGGCGGCGAGGTGGCCCGGTGGCGTGATCATCTGCACGGCGAGCACGTGCATTTCGATCAGTCCCTGCAGTGGGTGACCGACGGCCGGCGGAAGTTCTTGTGGGCATCGGCGAAGGGCATCGAGCAGTTCTTCGACCTCGAGGCCGACCCGCACGAGCTGCACAATCTGATCGACGACCCCGCGCGCTCGGACGAGATCGCGCTCTGGCGCCGGCGGCTGGTGGACGACCTGACCGGGCGCGAGGAGGGCTTCGTCGCCGACGCGGCGCTGGTCCCCGGCCGCGCGGTGCGTACCGAACGCTCCGACATCGCCGCCCTCGCCGACGCCTGGCCGGGCTGA
- a CDS encoding helix-turn-helix domain-containing protein has protein sequence MHHGLPSPTITVVLSFDEPLDAGWLGRPAGRGDFWTCASGLHTTPALIRTHGAQHGIQLALTPLGSRALLGLPAGALAGELVRHEDLPVGIGAGLHAELASLDGGERVRRLERHLLALLARSTTDPAHAIGPELARAWALLQRTGGTVRIDELATRIGWGRRRLTREFRAEYGVSPKQAARVTRFDRSRRLLAAGRPLAELAASAGFFDQAHLSREYAALAERSPGQLRASAYHLA, from the coding sequence GTGCATCACGGCCTGCCGTCGCCGACGATCACGGTCGTGCTGTCCTTCGACGAGCCGCTCGACGCCGGCTGGCTGGGCCGGCCGGCCGGTCGCGGCGACTTCTGGACCTGCGCATCCGGCCTGCACACCACCCCCGCGCTGATCCGCACTCACGGCGCGCAGCACGGCATCCAGCTTGCGCTGACCCCGCTCGGCTCGCGCGCGCTGCTCGGCCTGCCGGCGGGCGCGCTGGCCGGTGAGCTGGTACGCCACGAGGACCTCCCGGTCGGCATCGGCGCGGGCCTGCACGCCGAGCTGGCCAGCCTCGATGGCGGCGAGCGGGTGCGTCGCCTGGAACGACACCTGCTGGCGCTGCTGGCCCGGTCCACCACCGACCCGGCGCACGCGATCGGCCCCGAGCTGGCCCGCGCCTGGGCGCTGTTGCAGCGCACCGGCGGCACCGTTCGGATCGACGAGCTGGCCACCCGGATCGGTTGGGGGCGGCGCCGGCTGACCCGCGAGTTCCGCGCCGAGTACGGCGTCTCGCCGAAGCAGGCCGCTCGGGTCACCCGGTTCGACCGCAGCCGGCGGCTGCTCGCCGCGGGGAGACCGCTGGCCGAGCTCGCCGCGAGCGCCGGGTTCTTCGACCAGGCGCACCTGTCCAGGGAGTACGCGGCGCTGGCCGAGCGCAGCCCGGGACAGTTGCGCGCCTCGGCGTACCACCTGGCCTGA
- a CDS encoding VOC family protein: MSRQLFAAFAFDDPDAAIAFLTAVGFAEAGVYRDGAGTVVHAQFDWRDTGGVMFGAARRGDEGDADRAATVGRGACYCVCPDDAAVDAVHASALAAGASSVQAPTDMDYGGRGATVRDAEGNLWSFGSYPGS; this comes from the coding sequence ATGAGCAGACAACTCTTTGCAGCATTCGCCTTCGACGACCCGGACGCGGCGATCGCGTTCCTCACCGCGGTCGGGTTCGCCGAGGCGGGGGTGTATCGCGACGGCGCCGGCACCGTCGTGCACGCGCAGTTCGACTGGCGGGACACGGGCGGGGTGATGTTCGGCGCTGCCCGCCGCGGGGACGAGGGCGACGCCGACCGTGCCGCGACCGTCGGGCGGGGCGCCTGCTACTGCGTGTGCCCCGACGACGCCGCGGTCGATGCGGTGCATGCGTCGGCGCTGGCGGCGGGCGCGTCCTCGGTGCAGGCGCCGACCGACATGGACTACGGCGGCCGCGGGGCCACGGTCCGCGACGCCGAGGGCAACCTGTGGTCCTTCGGCAGCTACCCGGGCTCCTGA
- a CDS encoding zinc-binding dehydrogenase: MTTPTAPTAAIRAIIVEEFGPPDVLRPREVPAAEPGAGQVVINTVFADVMFLDVRLRSGWGADYFKITAPYVPGGGVGGTVAAVGAGVDDGLVGATVTARVGGRVPVGGYAERALAQADDLTRVPAGLGLDLATALVHDGKTALAAWRAVDVAAGDTVLITAASGGLGTLLTQLAVRAGAEVIAAVGSAAKGERLRALGASEIVASTDPRWSDAVSARPQVVFDGAGGDVGRAAAGLLADGGALVGYGAASGGFAAVDDPRIRVVDLGKINAAEPGLADEALELARTGELAVTIGQTFPLADAAEAHRTIEERRAIGRTLLTI, translated from the coding sequence ATGACGACACCTACCGCGCCCACGGCGGCCATCCGAGCGATCATCGTCGAGGAGTTCGGCCCGCCGGACGTATTGCGGCCCCGGGAGGTGCCGGCCGCGGAGCCGGGCGCCGGTCAGGTGGTGATCAACACCGTTTTCGCCGACGTGATGTTCCTCGACGTGCGGCTGCGCAGCGGCTGGGGCGCCGACTACTTCAAGATCACCGCGCCCTATGTCCCGGGCGGCGGCGTCGGCGGCACCGTCGCGGCCGTGGGCGCGGGCGTCGACGACGGCCTGGTCGGGGCCACCGTCACCGCCCGGGTCGGCGGCCGCGTCCCGGTCGGCGGGTACGCCGAGCGCGCCCTCGCGCAGGCCGACGACCTGACCCGCGTACCCGCGGGGCTCGGCCTCGACCTGGCCACCGCCCTGGTGCACGACGGCAAGACCGCGCTCGCCGCCTGGCGCGCGGTCGACGTCGCCGCGGGCGACACCGTGTTGATCACCGCGGCCTCGGGCGGGCTCGGGACGCTGCTCACCCAGCTCGCGGTGCGCGCCGGCGCCGAGGTGATCGCCGCCGTCGGCAGCGCCGCCAAGGGCGAACGCCTGCGCGCGCTCGGCGCGAGCGAGATCGTGGCGAGCACCGACCCGCGGTGGAGCGACGCGGTGTCGGCCCGGCCGCAGGTCGTCTTCGACGGCGCGGGCGGCGACGTCGGCCGCGCGGCGGCGGGCCTGCTCGCCGACGGCGGCGCACTGGTCGGCTACGGCGCCGCATCGGGCGGGTTCGCCGCCGTGGACGATCCGCGGATCCGCGTCGTCGACCTCGGCAAGATCAACGCGGCCGAGCCCGGCCTGGCCGACGAGGCGCTGGAGCTCGCCCGCACCGGCGAGCTCGCGGTCACCATCGGCCAGACGTTCCCGCTCGCCGACGCCGCCGAGGCCCACCGCACGATCGAGGAGCGCCGCGCAATCGGCCGGACGCTGCTGACGATCTGA
- a CDS encoding MFS transporter: protein MRGRVRGWVRDRSTLPRDVFVLALIAFSVAVGFGVLVPVLPVFAKSFGIGNLEAGAVISAFALLRLLTSPLAARLLRRFSERAVLATGVFVVAASSAAAGLAQSYPQLLIMRGLGGIGSAMFTVSAMTLLLRSVPATMRGRAAGFFQSGFLLGGMAGPALGSLLATISLTAPFFFYAATLAVAGTVGLALLRPPVHAGASTSRPGVPLRTVLGDARFQAACATNFAQGWNAFGVRSSLVPVLVVESLHRSPADAGIAFAIAAVAQTLALGPAGRFVDTIGRRPAMIAGGLICGLSAAAIAFAPDLWVLTGVFVIFSLGAALLGTAPAAAVGDAAGPNSGQPVAVFSMCADIGAIIGPLVAGALADAFSMPAAFAVGAVLLIMSSALATRMPPGVPEPEPATKGTR, encoded by the coding sequence GTGAGGGGGCGGGTCCGAGGGTGGGTACGCGATCGCTCCACCCTCCCCCGCGATGTCTTCGTGCTGGCCCTGATCGCCTTCAGCGTTGCCGTCGGCTTCGGCGTGCTGGTGCCGGTCCTGCCGGTCTTCGCGAAATCCTTCGGGATCGGCAACCTCGAGGCGGGTGCCGTCATCTCCGCATTCGCACTGCTGCGGCTGCTCACCAGCCCGCTCGCGGCGCGGCTGCTGCGACGCTTCTCCGAGCGCGCCGTGCTGGCGACCGGCGTATTCGTCGTCGCGGCCTCGAGCGCCGCGGCCGGCCTCGCCCAGAGCTATCCGCAGTTGTTGATCATGCGCGGCCTGGGCGGGATCGGCTCGGCGATGTTCACCGTCTCGGCGATGACCCTGCTGCTGCGCTCGGTCCCGGCGACCATGCGGGGCCGCGCCGCCGGCTTCTTCCAGTCCGGGTTCCTGCTCGGCGGCATGGCCGGCCCGGCGCTCGGCAGCCTGCTCGCCACCATCTCGCTGACCGCACCGTTCTTCTTCTACGCGGCGACGCTGGCGGTCGCGGGCACCGTCGGGCTCGCGCTGCTCCGCCCGCCGGTGCACGCGGGCGCCTCGACGTCTCGGCCCGGGGTGCCCCTGCGTACCGTGCTCGGCGACGCCCGCTTCCAGGCGGCCTGCGCGACCAATTTCGCTCAGGGCTGGAATGCCTTCGGGGTACGCAGCTCGTTGGTTCCGGTCCTCGTGGTGGAGTCGTTGCACCGCTCGCCCGCCGACGCGGGCATTGCCTTCGCGATCGCCGCCGTCGCCCAGACCCTTGCGCTCGGCCCGGCCGGCCGGTTCGTCGACACGATCGGTCGCCGACCGGCCATGATCGCCGGCGGCCTGATCTGCGGGTTGTCCGCGGCCGCAATCGCGTTCGCGCCGGATCTGTGGGTGCTGACCGGGGTGTTCGTGATCTTCAGCCTGGGCGCGGCGCTGCTCGGCACCGCGCCGGCGGCGGCGGTCGGGGACGCGGCCGGGCCGAACAGCGGCCAGCCGGTCGCCGTGTTCTCGATGTGCGCCGACATCGGGGCGATCATCGGCCCGCTGGTCGCGGGCGCACTGGCCGACGCGTTCTCGATGCCGGCCGCGTTCGCGGTGGGTGCGGTGTTGTTGATCATGTCATCCGCCCTCGCGACGCGGATGCCGCCCGGCGTACCCGAACCTGAGCCCGCGACGAAAGGGACGAGATGA